In Ovis aries strain OAR_USU_Benz2616 breed Rambouillet chromosome 13, ARS-UI_Ramb_v3.0, whole genome shotgun sequence, the following are encoded in one genomic region:
- the GDF5 gene encoding growth/differentiation factor 5, whose translation MRLPKLLTLLLWHLAWLDLEFICTVLGAPDLGQRPQGARPGLAKAEAKERPPLAQNIFRPGGHSYGGGATNARAKGGTGQTGGLTQPKKDEPKKLPSRSGGPESKPGHPPQTRQGATRTVTPKGQLPGGKAPSKAGSVPSPFLLKKAREPGSPREPKEPFRPPPITPHEYMLSLYRTLSDADRKGGNSSVKLEAGLANTITSFIDKGQDDRGPAVRKQRYVFDISALEKDGLLGAELRILRKKPLDVAKPVAPGSGRAAQLKLSSCPSGRQPAALLDVRSVPGLDSSGWEVFDIWKLFRSFKNSAQLCLELEAWERGRAMDLRSLGFDRAARQVHEKALFLVFGRTKKRDLFFNEIKARSGQDDKTVYEYLFSQRRKRRAPLATRQGKRPSKNPKARCSRKALHVNFKDMGWDDWIIAPLEYEAFHCEGLCEFPLRSHLEPTNHAVIQTLMNSMDPESTPPTCCVPTRLSPISILFIDSANNVVYKQYEDMVVESCGCR comes from the exons ATGAGACTCCCCAAACTCCTCACACTCTTGCTTTGGCACCTGGCTTGGCTGGACCTGGAATTCATCTGCACTGTGTTGGGTGCCCCTGACTTGGGCCAGAGACCCCAGGGGGCCAGGCCAGGACTGGCCAAAGCAGAAGCCAAGGAGAGACCCCCTTTGGCCCAGAACATCTTCAGGCCAGGGGGTCACAGCTACGGTGGGGGGGCCACCAATGCCAGGGCCAAGGGGGGCACTGGGCAGACAGGAGGCCTGACACAGCCCAAGAAGGATGAACCCAAAAAGCTGCCCTCCAGATCGGGTGGCCCTGAATCCAAGCCAGGACACCCTCCCCAGACAAGGCAGGGAGCCACGCGGACGGTGACCCCAAAAGGACAGCTTCCTGGGGGGAAGGCACCCTCAAAGGCAGGCTCTGTCCCCAGTCCCTTCCTGCTGAAGAAGGCCAGGGAGCCTGGGTCCCCGCGTGAGCCCAAGGAGCCATTCCGCCCGCCCCCCATCACGCCCCACGAGTACATGCTTTCGCTGTACAGGACGCTGTCCGATGCTGACAGAAAGGGAGGCAACAGCAGCGTGAAGTTGGAGGCTGGCCTGGCCAACACCATCACCAGCTTTATTGACAAAGGGCAAG ATGACCGAGGTCCCGCGGTCAGGAAGCAGAGGTACGTGTTTGACATTagtgccctggagaaggatggGCTACTAGGGGCTGAGCTGCGGATCTTGCGGAAGAAGCCCTTGGACGTGGCCAAGCCAGTGGCCCCCGGCAGCGGGCGGGCTGCCCAGCTGAAGCTGTCCAGTTGCCCCAGCGGCCGGCAGCCGGCAGCCTTGTTGGATGTGCGTTCCGTGCCAGGCCTGGACAGCTCTGGCTGGGAGGTGTTCGACATCTGGAAGCTCTTCCGAAGCTTTAAGAACTCAGCCCAGCTGTGCTTGGAGCTGGAGGCCTGGGAACGGGGCCGGGCCATGGACCTCCGTAGCCTGGGCTTTGACCGCGCCGCCAGGCAGGTCCACGAGAAAGCCCTGTTCCTGGTGTTTGGCCGCACCAAGAAACGGGACCTGTTCTTCAATGAGATCAAGGCCCGCTCTGGCCAGGATGATAAGACTGTGTATGAGTACCTGTTCAGCCAGCGGCGAAAGCGGCGGGCCCCCCTGGCCACGCGCCAGGGCAAGCGACCCAGCAAGAACCCCAAGGCCCGCTGCAGTCGGAAGGCGCTGCATGTCAACTTCAAGGACATGGGCTGGGATGACTGGATTATTGCGCCCCTGGAGTACGAGGCTTTCCACTGCGAGGGGCTGTGCGAGTTCCCCTTGCGCTCCCACCTGGAGCCCACGAACCATGCGGTCATCCAGACCCTGATGAACTCCATGGACCCTGAGTCCACGCCGCCCACCTGCTGTGTGCCCACGAGGCTGAGTCCCATCAGTATCCTCTTCATCGACTCAGCCAACAATGTGGTCTATAAGCAGTATGAGGACATGGTCGTGGAGTCCTGTGGCTGCAGGTAG